A part of Procambarus clarkii isolate CNS0578487 chromosome 21, FALCON_Pclarkii_2.0, whole genome shotgun sequence genomic DNA contains:
- the LOC138367300 gene encoding antifreeze protein Maxi-like — protein MKYYQNTLGTPLGFMIPNSQTEPVQWDSVANSRPRPTFPNDYKQAKCDSPIVENIATALLEAAFGKDKSRLLAMQAPHAGDFLLLCWRSECSTNSSTRGSNVSSSYSTVAGVVVAAAVTVAGVAAVAVAGVAAVAVAGVAAVTVAGVAAVTVAGVAAVAVAGVAAIAVAGVAAVTVAGVAAVTVAGVAAVAVAGVAAVAVAGVAAVTVADVAVTVAGVAAVAVAGVAAAAAVTVAGVAAVTVAGVAVTVAGVAAVTVAGVAVTEADVAVTVAAVAVTVAGVAAVTVAGVAVTEADVAITVAAVAVTVAGVAAVTVAVTVAGVAAVTVAVTVAGVAVTEADVAVTVAGVAAVAVAGVAVVTVAGVAAVTVA, from the exons atgaaatactaccagaataccttaggaactccattgggatttatgatcccaaattcgcagaCGGAGCCGGTCCAGTGGGACAGTGTTGCCAACTCTCGccctcgaccaacttttccaaacgactaCAAACAGGCCAAAtgtgatagccccatagtggagaacattgccACAGCATTGCTGGAGGCGGCTTTTGGGAAGGACAAATCGCGTCTCCTAGccatgcaagctccccatgccggggacttcct TTTACTTTGTTGGAGAAGCGAATGTAGTACTAATAGTAGCACAAGAGGTAGTAACGTTAGTAGTAGTTATAGTACAGTAGCAggtgtagtagtagcagcagcagttacagtagcaggtgtagcagcagttgcagtagcaggtgtagcagcagttgcagtagcaggtgtagcagcagttacagtagcaggtgtagcagcagttacagtagcaggtgtagcagcagttGCAGTAGCAGGTGTAGCAGCAATTGCAgtagcaggtgtagcagcagttacagtagcaggtgtagcagcagttacagtagcaggtgtagcagcagttgcagtagcaggtgtagcagcagttgcagtagcaggtgtagcagcagttACAGTAGCGGATGTAGCAGTTACAgtagcaggtgtagcagcagttgcagtagcaggtgtagcagcagcagcagcagttacagtagcaggtgtagcagcagttACAGTAGCAGGTGTAGCAGTTACAgtagcaggtgtagcagcagttACAGTAGCAGGTGTAGCAGTTACAGAAGCAGATGTAgcagttacagtagcagctgtagCAGTTACAgtagcaggtgtagcagcagttACAGTAGCAGGTGTAGCAGTTACAGAAGCAGATGTAGCAATTACAGTAGCAGCTGTAGCAGTTACAgtagcaggtgtagcagcagttACAGTAGCAGTTACAgtagcaggtgtagcagcagttACAGTAGCAGTTACAGTAGCAGGTGTAGCAGTTACAGAAGCAGATGTAGCAGTTACAgtagcaggtgtagcagcagttGCAGTAGCAGGTGTAGCAGTAGTTACAgtagcaggtgtagcagcagttACAGTAGCatag